The following proteins are encoded in a genomic region of Chloroflexota bacterium:
- the ggt gene encoding gamma-glutamyltransferase — MSSARNSAWIIGKQQAEADNGMVASLHPLASAAGLEILKAGGNAVDAAVATAFAIGVVEPFMSGAGGVAAMVFYSASTGKTVVVDGSGIAPRAARPDSFELDDAGTQGGLYGWRGTKGNAQNQGFRAPIVPGMPAAMLYAHATYGSGKVSRAQVLAPAIRLADEGFPVDGYVASTIAYHQRMLRQNAEAFRTFFHADGTPLMPGSLGTKPERLVQKDLARTLTLLAEGGVDAYYRGEIARMMVDDFQANGGMLTLEDFADYADHGVREFDQPLAATYRDYTLHGIPKASGCVTAYQALNILEQFDLAACGAGTAGATHLIAEALRRAFLDRLTHLADPDRQTVPFDGVLSKGYAQHLASTIDPERATPNVGPGDPWAFQETRRPALVGAAGGDGGDTCTTHLTAVDADRNVVTLTTTLGELFGSGVMPRGTGVTLNGGMTWFNPEPGTVNSIEPGKRIFWAPTPTIVLDGAGQPILALGAPGGRRIMSAVLQSIVNVLDFGMGVQDAVTAPRIHCEGPTTLAEARLGEDVLGQLAGMGHQLDVVEESGPTFSFARPNGIAIDHANGRLTGGVNQFTPSTALGY; from the coding sequence ATGTCCAGCGCCCGGAACTCTGCGTGGATCATCGGCAAGCAGCAGGCGGAAGCCGACAACGGCATGGTCGCCTCGCTGCACCCGCTGGCCTCGGCGGCCGGCCTGGAGATCCTCAAGGCCGGTGGCAACGCCGTGGACGCAGCGGTTGCCACGGCGTTCGCCATCGGCGTGGTCGAGCCGTTCATGAGCGGCGCGGGCGGCGTCGCGGCGATGGTCTTCTACAGCGCCAGCACCGGGAAGACCGTGGTGGTGGACGGCTCGGGCATTGCGCCGCGCGCCGCCCGGCCGGACAGCTTCGAGCTGGACGACGCCGGCACCCAGGGCGGGCTGTACGGCTGGCGCGGCACGAAGGGCAACGCCCAGAACCAGGGCTTCCGCGCGCCCATCGTGCCGGGGATGCCGGCCGCCATGCTCTACGCCCACGCGACGTATGGCTCCGGCAAGGTCTCGCGGGCACAGGTGCTGGCCCCGGCCATCCGGCTGGCCGACGAGGGCTTTCCGGTCGACGGCTACGTCGCCTCGACCATCGCCTACCACCAGCGGATGCTCAGGCAGAACGCCGAGGCGTTCCGGACCTTCTTCCATGCGGATGGGACGCCGCTGATGCCCGGCAGCCTCGGCACGAAGCCCGAGCGGCTGGTCCAGAAGGATCTCGCACGGACGCTCACGCTGCTGGCTGAGGGCGGCGTCGACGCCTACTATCGCGGCGAGATCGCGCGGATGATGGTGGACGACTTCCAGGCCAACGGCGGCATGCTCACCCTGGAGGACTTCGCAGACTACGCCGATCATGGCGTCCGCGAGTTCGACCAGCCGCTCGCCGCCACCTATCGCGACTACACCCTGCACGGCATCCCGAAGGCCTCCGGCTGCGTAACGGCGTACCAGGCCCTCAACATCCTGGAGCAGTTCGATCTGGCCGCGTGTGGGGCGGGCACGGCCGGCGCGACGCACCTGATCGCCGAGGCCCTGCGGCGGGCGTTCCTCGACCGGCTGACCCACCTGGCGGATCCCGACCGCCAGACGGTCCCCTTCGACGGCGTGCTCTCCAAAGGGTACGCGCAGCACCTCGCCAGCACCATCGATCCCGAGCGGGCCACCCCGAACGTCGGTCCGGGCGATCCGTGGGCGTTCCAGGAGACCCGCCGCCCGGCCCTGGTCGGCGCAGCCGGCGGCGACGGCGGCGACACCTGCACCACCCATCTCACCGCCGTAGACGCCGACCGGAACGTCGTCACGCTGACCACAACCCTCGGCGAGCTGTTCGGGTCCGGGGTGATGCCGCGCGGCACCGGCGTGACCCTGAACGGCGGCATGACGTGGTTCAACCCGGAGCCGGGCACCGTCAACTCGATTGAGCCGGGCAAGCGCATCTTCTGGGCGCCCACCCCGACCATCGTGCTCGACGGCGCGGGGCAGCCGATCCTCGCGCTGGGCGCGCCGGGCGGGCGGCGCATCATGTCGGCGGTGCTCCAGAGCATCGTCAACGTGCTGGACTTCGGGATGGGCGTGCAGGACGCCGTCACGGCGCCGCGCATCCACTGTGAGGGCCCGACGACACTGGCCGAGGCCCGCCTGGGCGAGGATGTGCTCGGGCAACTGGCGGGCATGGGCCATCAGCTTGACGTGGTCGAGGAGAGCGGCCCGACCTTCAGCTTCGCCCGCCCGAACGGCATCGCCATCGACCATGCCAACGGCCGGCTGACGGGCGGCGTGAACCAGTTCACCCCGTCAACGGCGCTCGGCTACTGA
- a CDS encoding TIM barrel protein, which translates to MAVKLGTAPDSWGVWHPQDDLQTPWQRFLDEVVEAGYTRIELGPYGYLPTDPAVLRRELESRGLSLSGGTFGGPIHHADALPDLEEQVRRVGDLIGELGGAYLVLLPAAYRDETGPDREPRELDASGWQRLVEHSNRLGLLAQERSGGQQTVVFHPHADSHVETAAQVERYLDETDPSLVGLCLDTGHYAYRDGDSVDLMRRRPERIPYLHIKTVHGARLRDAHAQDLSFPQAVAASVFCEPADGVIDFPALQLLLTAQGFDGYAIVEHDLYPCAFDVPLPIARRTCAYLGGIGMG; encoded by the coding sequence ATGGCGGTCAAGCTCGGCACCGCCCCGGACTCGTGGGGCGTCTGGCACCCGCAGGACGATCTTCAGACGCCCTGGCAGCGGTTCCTGGACGAGGTTGTTGAGGCGGGCTACACGCGCATCGAGCTGGGGCCATACGGCTACCTGCCGACGGACCCGGCGGTCCTCCGTCGGGAGCTGGAGTCGCGCGGACTCTCGCTCTCGGGCGGGACGTTCGGCGGCCCGATCCATCACGCAGACGCGCTGCCTGATCTTGAAGAGCAGGTGCGCCGGGTGGGCGACCTGATCGGCGAGCTGGGAGGCGCCTACCTCGTCCTGCTGCCAGCCGCCTACCGCGATGAGACTGGCCCGGACCGCGAGCCGCGTGAGCTTGACGCATCCGGCTGGCAGCGCCTCGTGGAGCATTCCAACCGGCTCGGTCTGCTGGCCCAGGAGCGCTCGGGCGGCCAGCAGACCGTGGTCTTCCATCCGCACGCCGATTCGCACGTCGAGACGGCGGCGCAGGTTGAGCGGTACCTGGACGAGACAGACCCTTCGCTGGTGGGCCTCTGCCTGGACACCGGCCACTACGCCTACCGCGACGGCGACTCCGTCGATCTGATGCGGCGGCGCCCAGAGCGCATCCCGTACCTCCATATCAAGACGGTGCACGGCGCACGCCTGCGCGACGCCCACGCCCAGGATCTCAGCTTTCCGCAGGCGGTGGCTGCCAGCGTCTTCTGCGAGCCGGCGGATGGCGTCATCGACTTTCCGGCGCTCCAACTCCTGCTGACAGCACAGGGCTTCGATGGGTACGCCATTGTCGAGCACGATCTCTACCCCTGTGCGTTCGATGTGCCACTCCCGATTGCGCGACGGACATGCGCATATCTCGGAGGCATTGGCATGGGATAG
- a CDS encoding PAS domain S-box protein, which yields MSEAVPAARESVIYRQQAEALEARMRGLLDAAPDAMVGVNQDGYIVLANLQTFRMFGYAREELLGQPVEFLVPERFRAAHQGHRQGYFADPRTRPMGASLELFGLHKSGRELPIEISLNPVETEFGPLTMSAIRDISDRKSAEARFRTLLESAPDAIVITDSSGTIRLVNAQTEALFGYPRERLLGQSVELLVPERYRHAHVRERDAYADAPRTRPMGAGLDLIGLRSDGAEFPVEISLSPMETADGLIVMSTIRDVTEQRAAAERAHLLVQERIARTQAEEAVRARNEFLSVAAHELKTPITSLRVFAELLLRQLDQHGSVEPQRLRMALATIDQQSHRISRLIDQLLDLSRIEGGRLTVALEPADLVVVVRMVADAIQVRTSRHIISLDSPDTVLAQIDTLRIEQVLTNLLDNAIKYSPEGGDIQVTIRQPDADCTVTQISIRDRGIGIPAESRAHIFDRFYQAREHNSTSGMGLGLYISRQIVELHGGEIAVESPPDGGSCFTVTLPTQAGRASASAGTVQ from the coding sequence ATGAGCGAGGCGGTACCGGCGGCGCGCGAGTCAGTCATCTATCGACAGCAGGCCGAGGCCCTCGAAGCACGCATGCGCGGCCTCCTCGACGCTGCGCCCGATGCGATGGTCGGCGTCAACCAGGATGGCTACATCGTGCTGGCGAACCTGCAGACGTTCCGGATGTTCGGGTACGCCCGAGAGGAGCTGCTGGGGCAGCCCGTCGAGTTCCTGGTACCCGAGCGGTTCCGGGCCGCGCATCAGGGGCACCGGCAGGGCTACTTCGCCGATCCGCGCACCCGCCCGATGGGGGCGAGCCTGGAGCTGTTCGGCCTCCACAAGAGCGGCCGTGAGCTGCCGATCGAGATCAGCCTCAACCCGGTTGAGACGGAGTTCGGGCCGCTCACCATGAGCGCCATCCGCGATATCAGCGACCGCAAGAGCGCGGAGGCGCGCTTCCGCACCCTGCTCGAATCCGCGCCCGACGCCATCGTCATCACAGACAGCAGCGGCACGATACGGCTGGTGAACGCGCAGACGGAAGCCCTGTTCGGCTACCCGCGTGAGCGGCTGCTGGGTCAGAGCGTCGAGCTGCTGGTGCCGGAGCGCTACCGTCACGCGCACGTTCGTGAGCGCGACGCCTACGCTGACGCGCCGCGCACCCGCCCCATGGGCGCCGGTCTGGATCTGATCGGGCTGCGATCTGACGGCGCCGAATTCCCGGTCGAGATCAGCCTGAGCCCGATGGAGACGGCGGACGGCCTCATCGTCATGAGTACCATCCGCGACGTCACCGAGCAGCGAGCGGCTGCCGAGCGTGCCCACCTGCTGGTGCAGGAGCGCATCGCGCGGACCCAGGCCGAAGAGGCGGTTCGCGCCCGCAACGAGTTTCTCTCCGTGGCCGCCCACGAGCTGAAGACGCCCATCACCAGCCTGCGCGTCTTCGCCGAGCTGCTGCTGCGCCAACTGGATCAGCACGGCAGCGTCGAGCCGCAACGCTTGCGGATGGCCCTGGCGACCATCGATCAGCAATCCCACCGGATCTCGCGGCTCATCGATCAACTCCTCGACCTCTCGCGGATCGAGGGCGGGCGGCTGACCGTTGCGCTGGAGCCCGCGGACCTCGTGGTGGTGGTGCGGATGGTGGCAGACGCCATCCAGGTGCGGACCAGCCGCCACATCATCTCACTGGACAGCCCAGACACCGTGCTGGCGCAGATCGATACCCTCCGCATCGAGCAGGTGCTGACGAACCTGCTCGACAACGCCATCAAATACAGCCCGGAGGGCGGAGACATTCAGGTGACGATTCGCCAGCCAGACGCGGACTGCACCGTCACCCAGATCTCGATTCGCGATCGTGGCATCGGGATCCCAGCAGAGAGCCGCGCCCACATCTTCGACCGCTTCTACCAGGCCCGCGAGCACAATTCCACCTCGGGCATGGGCCTGGGCCTCTACATCAGCCGGCAGATCGTCGAGCTGCACGGCGGCGAGATCGCCGTCGAGTCACCCCCGGATGGTGGAAGCTGTTTCACCGTCACGCTCCCCACCCAGGCGGGCCGCGCGAGTGCGTCGGCCGGGACGGTACAGTAG
- a CDS encoding response regulator has protein sequence MRSPSPGSLALAQHRQQAGHPAPPTILVVDDDEAIRTVVSMVLADEGYRVVMAEHGRAALERLASEQPDLILLDMRMPIMDGWELARAYRSSPGPHASIVVLSAAQDAAARAAQIDADGYLAKPFDLDELLRTVSQFLPPPPGASA, from the coding sequence ATGCGAAGCCCATCACCCGGCAGTCTGGCGCTTGCCCAGCACCGCCAACAGGCCGGCCATCCGGCGCCGCCGACGATCCTGGTGGTGGATGACGACGAGGCGATACGGACCGTCGTCAGCATGGTGCTGGCCGACGAAGGGTACCGGGTCGTGATGGCGGAGCATGGCCGGGCGGCCCTGGAGCGGCTGGCCTCAGAGCAGCCCGACCTGATCCTGCTGGACATGCGGATGCCGATCATGGACGGCTGGGAGCTGGCGCGGGCCTACCGCAGCAGCCCGGGGCCGCACGCCTCCATCGTAGTGCTCTCAGCGGCGCAAGATGCAGCGGCGCGCGCCGCGCAGATCGACGCCGACGGCTATCTCGCCAAGCCGTTCGACCTGGACGAGCTGCTCCGGACCGTGAGCCAGTTCCTGCCGCCGCCGCCAGGGGCGTCAGCGTGA
- a CDS encoding response regulator encodes MDDDRAIGLALQLALEDLGYACRVAEDGLTALRLFEEHGADVIVSDWRMPGMEGPELCQRVRALTTADHPTPYVYVILMTVLNEPRHVLAGMHSGADDFLNKPFTVDALQARMIAAERVTRLHRTLVERQAEQARLAEERRQLAEQLGRERGQLQAVIAQLPVGVLIAGAPSGEVLLVNDHVLQMWRSETADHLLHRPVTYPWRGFHADGREYRPDEWPLWRALTTGEAVPGEEIDVAWQDGTLGAVRISVAPIREDAAVLAVVCVLQDISEERRRQRGAAQTDKLRALGQMAGGVAHDLNQSLALVTGYAEMVREALQHSPRQDTVEVREMLRIITQAAYDGGETVKRLLTFSRAPVETAPEPIDLPLLLDDVAKLTAPRWRHDAQAEGRPIALHVRADPGAVIDGWSSTLREALTNLIFNAVDALPAGGEIVLEARIVGTRVRVDVRDSGIGIPPEIQERIFEPFFTTKGEQGTGLGLAMVFGIVERHRGQVTVESAPGQGATIRMEFPLRAPQAAPLPTSTASGPSGRRILLVDDHPGIRLMVSRMLSELGHQAEPVESAEAALERLAREPFDILLTDVGLGAGMNGWQLATEARARWPELAIVLATGWAAGIDAEAARAIGINEILAKPYRSADLARAVDALSGRSAPDA; translated from the coding sequence GTGGACGACGACCGCGCGATTGGCCTCGCGTTGCAGCTTGCCCTGGAAGACCTGGGGTACGCATGTCGCGTGGCTGAGGACGGACTGACGGCGCTGCGCCTTTTCGAGGAGCACGGGGCGGATGTCATCGTCAGCGACTGGCGCATGCCCGGCATGGAGGGTCCAGAGCTGTGCCAGCGCGTGCGCGCGCTGACCACCGCCGACCATCCCACGCCGTACGTGTACGTCATCCTGATGACGGTCCTCAACGAGCCGCGACACGTGCTGGCCGGCATGCACTCTGGAGCAGACGACTTCCTGAACAAGCCGTTCACCGTGGACGCACTCCAGGCACGGATGATCGCGGCGGAGCGGGTGACGCGGCTGCATCGGACGCTGGTGGAGCGGCAGGCGGAGCAGGCGCGGCTGGCCGAGGAGCGGCGGCAACTGGCCGAGCAGTTGGGCCGCGAGCGCGGCCAGCTCCAGGCCGTCATCGCCCAGCTGCCGGTCGGCGTGCTGATCGCGGGTGCGCCGTCCGGCGAGGTGCTGCTCGTCAACGACCACGTCTTGCAGATGTGGCGCTCCGAGACGGCCGACCATTTGTTACACCGCCCCGTCACGTACCCGTGGCGCGGGTTTCACGCCGACGGCCGGGAGTACCGCCCGGACGAGTGGCCGCTGTGGCGTGCCCTGACGACCGGCGAGGCGGTGCCCGGCGAGGAGATCGATGTCGCCTGGCAGGACGGCACGCTCGGCGCGGTCCGGATCAGCGTCGCGCCGATCCGTGAAGACGCTGCCGTGCTGGCCGTGGTGTGCGTGTTGCAGGACATCAGCGAGGAGCGCCGTCGCCAGCGGGGGGCCGCGCAGACCGACAAGCTGCGGGCGCTCGGGCAGATGGCCGGCGGCGTCGCCCACGATCTGAACCAGTCGCTCGCGCTGGTGACCGGCTACGCCGAGATGGTGCGCGAGGCGCTCCAACACTCGCCCCGGCAGGACACGGTGGAGGTCCGCGAGATGCTGCGGATCATCACGCAGGCGGCCTACGACGGCGGCGAGACGGTCAAGCGGCTGCTCACCTTCAGCCGGGCGCCTGTCGAGACGGCCCCCGAGCCGATTGACCTGCCACTGCTGCTGGACGACGTGGCGAAGCTGACCGCGCCGCGCTGGCGGCACGATGCCCAGGCCGAAGGGCGGCCGATCGCGCTGCACGTCCGGGCCGATCCTGGAGCGGTGATCGACGGCTGGTCGTCCACGCTGCGCGAGGCGCTCACAAACCTGATCTTCAACGCCGTGGATGCGCTGCCCGCGGGCGGCGAGATCGTGCTGGAGGCGCGTATCGTGGGGACGCGCGTCCGTGTGGACGTGCGCGACAGCGGCATCGGCATCCCGCCCGAGATCCAGGAGCGGATCTTCGAGCCGTTCTTCACGACCAAGGGCGAGCAGGGGACGGGACTCGGGCTGGCGATGGTCTTCGGGATCGTCGAGCGGCACCGGGGGCAGGTGACGGTCGAGTCTGCGCCGGGGCAGGGCGCCACTATCCGCATGGAGTTTCCGTTGCGCGCCCCTCAGGCGGCCCCGCTGCCCACCAGCACGGCGAGCGGGCCGTCCGGCCGTCGCATCCTGCTGGTGGACGATCATCCGGGGATTCGCCTGATGGTCAGCCGGATGCTCTCCGAGCTTGGGCACCAGGCCGAGCCGGTGGAGTCGGCAGAGGCGGCGCTCGAGCGGCTCGCGCGGGAGCCGTTCGACATCCTGCTGACGGATGTCGGGCTTGGCGCCGGCATGAACGGCTGGCAGCTGGCGACCGAGGCGCGCGCACGCTGGCCGGAGCTGGCCATCGTGCTGGCGACCGGCTGGGCCGCCGGGATCGACGCCGAGGCCGCACGCGCCATCGGGATCAACGAGATCCTGGCCAAACCGTACCGCTCGGCGGACCTGGCCCGCGCGGTCGATGCGCTCTCGGGCCGCTCCGCGCCCGACGCCTGA
- a CDS encoding TerC family protein has translation MELGLISAGLTIILIDLVLSGDNAVVIGMAAHRLPAQQRRFAILFGAGAAIILRIGLTAVATVLLQLPWLRLIGGGLLFFIGFKLLKEEEEVHEGVTGSERLIEAISTIVIADVVMSVDNILGVAAAAHGDFALLIFGLVLSMAIMLVGGNLIASLIDRLWWLVYLGSAVIVWTGAEMLVADPAIEHLVGEHSPLTIPFAIVCTGVVIGAAHYFHRHRPRQRRLRQQFSER, from the coding sequence GTGGAGCTAGGGCTCATCTCAGCGGGCCTCACGATTATTCTGATCGATCTGGTCTTGAGCGGCGACAACGCCGTCGTCATCGGCATGGCGGCCCACCGGCTGCCAGCCCAGCAGCGCCGCTTCGCGATCCTGTTTGGCGCGGGTGCCGCCATCATTTTGCGAATCGGGCTGACGGCCGTCGCCACGGTCCTGCTCCAACTGCCCTGGCTGCGCCTGATCGGCGGCGGCCTCCTCTTCTTCATCGGGTTCAAGCTGCTCAAGGAAGAGGAAGAAGTGCATGAGGGCGTCACCGGCTCCGAGCGGCTGATCGAGGCGATCTCCACCATCGTCATCGCCGACGTGGTGATGAGTGTGGACAACATCCTCGGCGTGGCGGCGGCGGCGCACGGCGACTTTGCCCTGCTGATCTTCGGGCTGGTGCTCAGCATGGCCATCATGCTGGTGGGCGGCAACCTGATCGCCTCGCTGATCGACCGTCTCTGGTGGCTGGTCTACCTGGGCAGCGCCGTCATCGTGTGGACGGGCGCCGAGATGCTGGTGGCCGATCCTGCTATCGAGCACCTCGTGGGAGAGCACAGCCCGCTCACCATCCCGTTCGCCATCGTCTGCACGGGGGTGGTCATCGGCGCGGCCCACTACTTCCACCGGCATCGCCCGCGCCAGCGCCGGCTGCGCCAGCAATTCTCCGAACGGTAG
- a CDS encoding cyclase family protein, which produces MSTLTSLLADLAQGRVEVVDLTAPLSERTPIIQLPPPFANTNSFTLSEISSYDERGPAWYWNNFSAGEHVGTHFDAPVHWITGRDGLDVARVPAAQLVGPAVVVDKSAECAANPDFLLEISHLEQWQAEHGPLPAGGWVIYRTGWDARADDQAAFLNANETGPHTPGISVACARWLAEQPILGVGVETVGTDAGTAHSFDPPFPCHAFLLGAGKYGLTQLANVAKLPATGAVLIAAPLPIVGGSGSPARVLALVSR; this is translated from the coding sequence ATGTCTACGCTGACGAGTCTGCTGGCCGATCTCGCGCAGGGGCGCGTCGAGGTCGTCGATCTGACCGCGCCGCTCTCGGAGCGCACCCCGATCATCCAACTGCCGCCGCCGTTCGCCAACACGAACAGCTTCACGCTCTCCGAGATCAGCAGCTATGACGAGCGCGGCCCAGCCTGGTACTGGAACAACTTCTCCGCTGGCGAGCACGTCGGAACGCATTTTGACGCGCCCGTCCACTGGATCACCGGGCGCGACGGCCTGGACGTGGCGCGGGTGCCAGCCGCGCAACTGGTGGGGCCGGCTGTGGTGGTGGACAAGAGCGCCGAGTGCGCCGCCAATCCGGACTTCCTGCTGGAGATCTCGCACCTGGAGCAGTGGCAGGCCGAGCATGGGCCGCTGCCGGCCGGCGGCTGGGTGATCTACCGGACCGGCTGGGACGCCCGCGCCGACGATCAGGCTGCTTTCCTGAACGCCAACGAGACCGGCCCGCACACGCCCGGCATCTCGGTGGCGTGTGCCCGCTGGCTGGCCGAGCAGCCGATCCTCGGGGTTGGTGTGGAGACGGTCGGCACGGATGCCGGGACGGCCCACAGCTTCGATCCGCCGTTTCCCTGCCACGCGTTCTTGCTGGGGGCCGGCAAGTACGGGTTGACGCAGCTTGCCAACGTCGCGAAGCTCCCGGCGACGGGCGCGGTGCTGATCGCGGCGCCGCTGCCGATTGTCGGCGGCTCGGGCAGCCCGGCCCGGGTGCTGGCGCTGGTGAGCAGGTAG
- a CDS encoding thiamine pyrophosphate-binding protein produces MKVADLVGLVLAQLGVRQVFGLLGSGNFVVTNALLEHGAAFTAARHEGGAITMADAYARVSGEVGVCTVHQGPGLTNAMTGLTEAAKSRTPLLVLAADTAASALRSNFRIEQDNLVRSVGAVAERLHSPATAGADVTRAFLRAQRERRAVVLMLPLDVQAADAPPAPASVPSAPRLRPTVPAEAAIREAADLLLAASRPLIIAGRGAVLADAREPLERLAELRGALLATSANGNGLFAGNPWCVGISGGFASPAAVELIAQADVVLSVGAGLNMWTTRHGRLLGPDAHVIQIDREAEMIGAHTRVDIPLLGDAGEAVTALIDKVERRGPDLFRAEHWRSEAIRQQIAAGTWKATPCQDAGTETHIDPRTLSRLLDDLLPDERTLAVDSGHFMGYPSMYLRVPDAQGFVFTQAFQAVGLGLASAIGAAIARPDRLTVAALGDGGAMMALPELETVARYGLHMLIVVYNDAAYGAEVHHFGPMGHPVELVQFPDVDVAALARAAGIEGATIRRAEDLAVVERWLARGERGALLLDAKVVPTVVAEWLEEAFRGH; encoded by the coding sequence ATGAAGGTCGCGGATCTGGTCGGGCTGGTGCTGGCGCAGCTGGGCGTGCGCCAGGTGTTCGGGCTGCTGGGGAGCGGCAACTTCGTGGTAACCAACGCGCTGCTGGAGCACGGCGCGGCGTTCACGGCGGCCCGCCACGAGGGCGGCGCGATCACCATGGCCGACGCCTACGCCCGGGTGAGCGGCGAGGTCGGCGTCTGCACGGTCCACCAGGGTCCGGGCCTGACCAACGCCATGACCGGACTGACCGAGGCCGCCAAGAGCAGGACGCCGCTGCTGGTGCTGGCGGCCGACACGGCGGCGTCGGCGCTGCGCTCCAACTTCCGCATCGAGCAGGACAACCTGGTACGGTCGGTCGGGGCGGTGGCCGAGCGGCTGCACAGCCCCGCTACGGCCGGCGCGGACGTGACTCGCGCCTTCTTGCGCGCCCAGCGCGAGCGGCGAGCGGTCGTGCTGATGCTGCCGCTCGACGTGCAGGCGGCCGACGCGCCGCCTGCGCCCGCCAGCGTGCCGTCTGCGCCGCGCCTTCGCCCGACGGTCCCCGCCGAGGCCGCCATCCGTGAGGCGGCCGACCTGCTGCTCGCAGCCAGTCGGCCGCTCATCATCGCGGGGCGCGGCGCGGTGCTGGCCGACGCCCGCGAACCGTTGGAGCGGCTCGCGGAGCTGCGTGGGGCGCTGCTGGCGACCTCCGCCAACGGCAACGGCCTCTTCGCCGGGAATCCGTGGTGCGTGGGCATCTCCGGCGGGTTCGCCTCGCCGGCCGCCGTCGAGCTGATCGCTCAGGCCGATGTGGTGCTGAGCGTTGGCGCGGGCCTCAACATGTGGACGACCCGTCACGGCCGGCTGCTCGGCCCCGACGCACACGTCATCCAGATCGATCGCGAGGCCGAGATGATTGGCGCACACACCCGCGTGGACATCCCCCTGCTCGGCGATGCCGGCGAGGCGGTCACCGCCCTCATCGACAAGGTCGAGCGGCGCGGCCCGGACCTGTTCCGGGCAGAGCACTGGCGCAGCGAGGCGATCCGCCAGCAGATCGCGGCCGGAACCTGGAAGGCCACGCCCTGCCAGGACGCCGGGACCGAGACCCACATCGATCCGCGCACGCTCTCCCGGCTCCTGGACGATCTCCTGCCGGACGAGCGCACCCTGGCCGTGGACTCCGGCCACTTTATGGGCTACCCCTCGATGTACCTGCGCGTGCCCGACGCCCAGGGCTTCGTCTTCACGCAGGCGTTCCAGGCGGTCGGGCTGGGACTGGCGAGCGCCATCGGGGCGGCCATCGCGCGGCCGGATCGGCTGACGGTGGCAGCGCTCGGGGACGGCGGCGCGATGATGGCCCTGCCGGAGCTGGAGACGGTCGCACGGTACGGGCTGCACATGCTGATCGTGGTCTACAACGATGCGGCCTACGGCGCAGAAGTCCACCACTTCGGGCCGATGGGCCACCCGGTCGAGCTGGTGCAGTTTCCGGACGTGGACGTCGCGGCGCTGGCGCGAGCCGCCGGCATCGAGGGTGCAACGATCCGCCGGGCAGAGGATCTGGCGGTTGTCGAGCGCTGGCTGGCACGCGGCGAGCGTGGCGCGCTGCTGCTCGATGCGAAGGTGGTCCCGACCGTCGTGGCGGAGTGGCTGGAAGAGGCGTTCCGGGGGCACTGA